The following nucleotide sequence is from Nanoarchaeota archaeon.
GAAGGAGCTGATTTTTGAGAAGGAAAAGAGGAAAACCGCGAAAAGTTTCTGGGAAGCGGGGTTGAAAGAGTTGGTGAAGAATCTGCCTGATTTTGAGCAGGTCATAAACGAATTGGAGCTTATGTTAAAAAAACTATAATGTAGGGTGAATCAGAGTAATGATAATTGCTTTAACGGAACGACGGCGGGAACTCCCCCGTCGGAAATGGAAATTTTATTGAGTTTCACTCTGCGCTTTAACGAAGTCACGAAGTGATTTGGGAAACTCCGCAGAGTTTCCGTTAAAGCGCATGTTAGGCTCCCGCTCATCAATAGAACCAAAGCGGTCGAGCACCGCAGGGCGAAGCCCGAGGAACGGAGAAGTCGGCGGCGGCTCGCAAGTGCGTCCAGATATTTTTCTATACTTCTAAAATTCCTTCTACTTCGAAATAAAATGGTGGCGAATCGCTGGCTTCACCAACATAATGGATTGTACCTTCAAAAGTTATTGCATGATATTCAATAAGACTGTAGTTGCGTCCGTCAAAAGTATAACTCACAGTTCTTGAGAGATCAAGAAGGCTAGAACCTTCTTTTGGTATCAATGCAATCTGGTCTGCAGTTTCCACGTTAAACTCTTTTGAATTATCAAATACCGCTAATTCGTATTCTGGACCAAAGAAATTTCCCACGTTTCTTACTACGACGCCACTAAGAGTAACAGCCTTGCCATCATACGACTGCGGATTGTCTATAATATCAGAAGCGTTAACTTGTTTTGGTTTTTCTCCAATACACCCGCTAACAAGGAGTATCCCCAGTATCGCCAACGCCAAAAGATATTTTTGCTTCATGCCTTAACATGTGTCTTACCGTATTTATATGCTTTCTGAAATTGTTCGGTAAAAGCCGAATAGTCGTGCGAGCCGCCGCCGATTGAGTTTAACTCGGCGGGTTTACGAAGTCCGAGCGTGGCGAGGATTTGGGTGAAAGCTACGGAGTAGCTGAAACCGTAAAGCCGCTTGTTGTGCGACCCGAAGGGCAAATTGCGAAGCAATTTGAGTTGCGAGCCCGCCCCCGTCGTTGTATCCGCTTAATTTTTATTCGACCATTATACAATATTCTGACACAATACCCAAAGAATTTGACAAAATTTACATCACCGGCCGTCGCATTACTTTTTCTACAAGTAATTTATATAACTCGTTTGCAATTAACCTTGCTCCTTTTTCATTTGGATGGACGGCATCTGAAAAACAATCATCATTAAGAACGGAGCATATGTCTACGAGATATATGTTTTTTGAGTCACAATATCGTTTTAACCTTTGGTTGTGGTAATCTCTTCTCTTTTTTGATTCAGCTATAAATTCCCTTGGAGTCATTGATTCATTTAAATACGGAACATTGATTAAAATCGGTTTTGCCCTTTCCGAAATGACCTGTATCACTTTATTGTAATTATTTATTATTTCCTCGCTAGTTGATTCTAAATCAGACTCCTGTCCCATATCATTTGTTCCAAATCCAAGAACAACATACTGGGCATTTGGAAACCGCGTTAGAGCATCTTTTACATAAACTAATTCATCTCTACTGAGTGCTCCAGATATTCCATAGTCTGCGACGCCTAATATTTCCGATAGTTTTTCCTGAAGAAATTGAGGGTATGTTGGAAATGGTCCGCTATAAGTTCTTAGTTTTTCCATTCGGATGTTATTCCAGCCTGTTATGCTATCACCAACACATATAACATCAATTGCCTCTCTTTTTTCTTCAAAGTCAACACTGTCCGCGTCTGAAAAATACAATATTTTAGGTTGTGTTTTGATCATCATAACATATTACTGTATTTCAAGTTATAAAAGATGATACCTTACTCATTCACTAACTTCATTAATTGGGTCAAGAACATAACCAATCCTTTCAAATTCTTCTACAGGTAAAACGAGGCCGTGAGACTTGATATAAGAACTACAGATACCATGAGGCATAGTAGAATGCCTATAAAGGTCTAATTCGGTGGGATCAATAATAGCCACGTATTTTTTATCACCAATTTCAAATTCCTTTGCTAAAAAAGTATGAGCCCTCATAGTTCCACTCTCACTAATTCCATGGTAAAGTTTCCAATCCTTTAAAGCCTCCATCAGTAACAATGTCTCTCCCGTGCAATCAAGCAGGCTGGAATTGATTAATTGGCTTAGTTTAACATTCCCGCTTTCCAATAATTTCAAATATTCATAAAATATGGCTCTTTGATCTGCATGGGTTGCTCTTGTTTCATTAAGATTTTTATATCGTAAAAAAGGAAGATCGTCTTGCATCTTTTTTGAAAATTGATTTGAAGCATTCAATAAGTCTTCAACGTTCATATCAAAGCCTAATCCACCAAATAGTTCTTTATAGTCATCGATTATTTTTTCTTTGTATTCAACAGGAATATTATCAACAATAATTCTTTGATCCATATCGTCCTTACTTATACCGGGGGCAAATTCTCCAAAATTTTTATGTATAAAACTGTAAACTTTTTCCAATGTTACCACCAATTGATGTTCTATCAGCAAATATTTAAAAATGCCTTACCGCACAATAAATCTACGTACTTTAGCACAATT
It contains:
- a CDS encoding SGNH/GDSL hydrolase family protein codes for the protein MMIKTQPKILYFSDADSVDFEEKREAIDVICVGDSITGWNNIRMEKLRTYSGPFPTYPQFLQEKLSEILGVADYGISGALSRDELVYVKDALTRFPNAQYVVLGFGTNDMGQESDLESTSEEIINNYNKVIQVISERAKPILINVPYLNESMTPREFIAESKKRRDYHNQRLKRYCDSKNIYLVDICSVLNDDCFSDAVHPNEKGARLIANELYKLLVEKVMRRPVM